From Kineosporia succinea, the proteins below share one genomic window:
- a CDS encoding TetR/AcrR family transcriptional regulator, with product MAGPRRVANDPERRERIVAAALDVIVENGVHRTTHRRIAAAAGVPLGSLTYYFADLTEIIEAAFRHVFVTWSGDMHRALEQARSPEQAQTVVVDMICGVTHASTPEIIGLFELYSFGNHNAAVGAIRRDWLLATRESLMLHFTEPTVRALDALIEGWPMHRVFEGEPLDRDLVERTVKAVVEALEPGS from the coding sequence GTGGCCGGACCCCGAAGAGTCGCGAACGACCCGGAGCGCCGGGAGCGCATCGTCGCCGCCGCCCTCGACGTGATCGTCGAGAACGGGGTGCACCGCACGACGCACCGCCGGATCGCCGCCGCCGCGGGCGTCCCCCTGGGATCCCTCACCTATTACTTCGCCGACCTGACCGAGATCATCGAGGCCGCCTTCCGGCACGTGTTCGTGACCTGGTCGGGCGACATGCACCGGGCGCTGGAGCAGGCGCGGTCCCCGGAGCAGGCGCAGACCGTCGTCGTCGACATGATCTGCGGGGTCACCCACGCCTCGACGCCGGAGATCATCGGGCTGTTCGAGCTCTACTCCTTCGGCAACCACAACGCGGCGGTCGGCGCCATCCGCCGGGACTGGCTGCTGGCGACCCGCGAGAGCCTGATGCTGCACTTCACCGAGCCGACGGTGCGCGCGCTCGACGCGCTGATCGAGGGCTGGCCGATGCACCGGGTCTTCGAGGGCGAACCGCTCGATCGGGACCTGGTCGAACGAACGGTGAAAGCCGTGGTGGAAGCGCTTGAACCAGGCAGTTGA
- a CDS encoding serine/threonine-protein kinase → MQDTTLERGPQMLADRYALGDVIGKGGMGLVYRAWDCALHREVAVKVLHQMAMEDEVNRARFSSEATTLAHLDHPGLVALYDAATHGDEPYIAMELVDGETLSKRCRPEPMSPRDVSLVGVSLGDALEYVHSQRIVHRDLKPSNVLLGYDGSIKLGDFGVARALDCAERLTGTGLTMGTAGYLSPEQVRGEEIRESSDIYSLGLVLIEALSGRPAFDGDPVVVAVARLNHPPRIDVDIPAGLTGLLTAMTENDPDRRPGAAEVAGHLREFRRTLDDASGPTVTELVNLPAPLRTAPESPDVGVPARPAAARMGTHDDAGEDRPHAEHRHRSRPVGALQALTVDFGLSALLEPPPREASEAPLGRHASSSHSGRDADRRRRIVPRTDPHGMTRLSGDLPHRRDLRGRRHRWPRRAVLGLTVLTIAAIGSVLAVALPLVG, encoded by the coding sequence GTGCAGGACACCACCCTGGAACGCGGTCCCCAGATGCTCGCCGACCGGTACGCGTTGGGGGACGTGATCGGCAAGGGTGGGATGGGCCTGGTGTACCGGGCCTGGGACTGCGCACTGCATCGCGAGGTCGCGGTGAAGGTGCTCCATCAGATGGCGATGGAGGACGAGGTCAACCGAGCCCGGTTCAGCTCGGAGGCCACCACGCTCGCGCATCTCGATCACCCCGGGCTGGTCGCGCTCTACGACGCCGCGACCCACGGGGACGAGCCCTACATCGCGATGGAACTCGTCGACGGCGAGACCCTGAGCAAACGTTGTCGCCCCGAGCCGATGTCTCCGCGCGACGTCAGCCTGGTCGGCGTCAGCCTCGGTGACGCCCTCGAATACGTGCACTCGCAGCGGATCGTGCACCGCGACCTGAAGCCCAGCAACGTTCTCCTGGGGTACGACGGCTCGATCAAGCTCGGGGACTTCGGGGTGGCCCGCGCGCTGGACTGCGCCGAGCGGCTCACCGGCACGGGTCTCACCATGGGCACCGCCGGATACCTGTCGCCCGAGCAGGTGCGGGGCGAGGAGATCCGCGAGAGCAGCGACATCTATTCGCTGGGGCTGGTTCTCATCGAGGCGCTGAGCGGTCGCCCGGCGTTCGACGGTGACCCGGTCGTGGTCGCGGTGGCCCGGCTCAACCATCCGCCGCGCATCGACGTCGACATCCCGGCGGGCCTCACCGGTCTGCTCACCGCGATGACGGAGAACGATCCCGACCGGCGTCCGGGGGCCGCTGAGGTGGCGGGTCACCTGCGTGAGTTCCGGCGGACGCTGGACGACGCGAGCGGTCCCACGGTCACCGAACTGGTCAATCTGCCGGCACCTCTGCGGACGGCCCCGGAGTCACCTGACGTCGGCGTACCGGCCCGCCCGGCCGCTGCTCGGATGGGTACGCACGACGATGCCGGTGAGGACCGGCCGCACGCCGAGCACCGGCACCGGAGCCGGCCGGTCGGGGCGCTGCAGGCGCTGACCGTGGACTTCGGGCTCTCGGCCCTGCTCGAACCGCCGCCCCGGGAGGCGAGTGAGGCGCCGCTGGGGCGCCACGCGTCCTCAAGCCATTCGGGCCGGGACGCCGACCGGCGCCGCCGGATCGTGCCGCGCACCGATCCGCACGGGATGACCCGGCTCTCGGGTGACCTGCCGCATCGCCGGGACCTGCGCGGACGGCGCCACCGCTGGCCGCGCCGGGCCGTGCTGGGACTGACGGTGCTGACCATCGCCGCGATCGGGTCGGTGCTGGCGGTGGCCCTGCCGCTGGTGGGCTGA
- a CDS encoding FMN-dependent NADH-azoreductase: MPTLLHLDSSADLHHSVSRALTARFADTWAGISDDHVVVRRDLHVDPLPHLPTSALHWAPRLRTPEEVVPADAEALQKLLVDELLNADAVVIGAPMYNYSVPSTLKAWIDYVHIGGVTATMGEPVTEPLAGKPVVVVSSRGATYGPGAPGEAVDHEIPSIVQVLGTSMRMDVVPVTTDLTLATRLPALHEFAGRAADDLQKASDAMVELARRFGTR, translated from the coding sequence GTGCCCACGCTGCTGCATCTCGACTCCTCCGCCGATCTCCACCACTCCGTCAGCCGTGCCCTCACCGCCCGCTTCGCCGACACCTGGGCCGGGATCAGCGACGACCACGTGGTCGTGCGCCGCGACCTGCACGTCGACCCGCTGCCCCACCTGCCCACGAGCGCCCTGCACTGGGCCCCGCGGCTGCGCACGCCCGAGGAGGTCGTGCCGGCCGACGCCGAGGCGCTGCAGAAACTTCTCGTCGACGAGTTGCTGAACGCGGACGCCGTGGTGATCGGGGCGCCGATGTACAACTACAGCGTCCCGTCGACCCTGAAGGCCTGGATCGACTACGTGCACATCGGCGGCGTCACCGCGACGATGGGCGAGCCGGTCACCGAGCCGCTGGCCGGCAAGCCGGTGGTCGTGGTCTCCAGCCGGGGCGCGACCTACGGGCCGGGCGCTCCGGGCGAGGCGGTCGACCACGAGATCCCCAGCATCGTGCAGGTCCTGGGCACCTCGATGCGGATGGACGTCGTTCCCGTCACCACCGATCTCACCCTGGCCACGCGTCTTCCCGCGTTGCACGAGTTCGCCGGCCGGGCCGCGGACGACCTGCAGAAGGCCTCGGACGCGATGGTCGAACTGGCCCGGCGCTTCGGCACCCGCTAG
- a CDS encoding glycoside hydrolase family 16 protein, whose amino-acid sequence MFHAGRVRTIGGAALALVSSALVSLLVAQPALAASSATRTVGWSSLAPALVRPNTSYTQLATGTRVPGTLDGNALKLTLPANPEAGPMGGVGFETTKTYRYGTFGTRMKTADCTGQDASGVVTAAFTYSRDHNDTNGNGITDNNEIDFEILCSQPDVVWMTVWTDYDEVTENLRSITRVLNVRTGEVLKNCYITSYLTDCEPPQPGENLPAKTTPIPGFDASKQYRTYKFDWRSDRVTFYTYDNQNRKVVLWDYRGSADRIPQSPSLYMQNVWHSSRWDPFGGASAHNRPSVENTAYVDSTFLPQ is encoded by the coding sequence GTGTTCCACGCAGGACGCGTTCGTACGATCGGTGGGGCGGCTCTCGCCCTGGTCTCTTCCGCGCTGGTCTCGCTGCTGGTCGCGCAGCCGGCCCTGGCGGCGTCGTCCGCCACGCGCACGGTGGGCTGGAGCAGTCTGGCCCCCGCACTGGTCCGCCCGAACACCTCCTACACCCAGCTCGCCACCGGCACCCGGGTGCCGGGCACGCTCGACGGCAACGCGCTCAAGCTGACCCTTCCGGCCAACCCGGAGGCCGGCCCGATGGGTGGCGTCGGTTTCGAGACCACCAAGACCTACCGCTACGGCACGTTCGGTACCCGGATGAAGACCGCCGACTGCACCGGCCAGGACGCGTCGGGCGTGGTCACCGCGGCCTTCACCTACTCCCGCGACCACAACGACACCAACGGCAACGGCATCACGGACAACAACGAGATCGACTTCGAGATCCTGTGCTCGCAGCCGGACGTGGTCTGGATGACCGTCTGGACCGACTACGACGAGGTCACCGAGAACCTGCGCTCGATCACCCGGGTGCTGAACGTTCGCACCGGTGAGGTGCTCAAGAACTGCTACATCACCTCGTACCTGACCGACTGCGAGCCCCCGCAGCCGGGCGAGAACCTGCCGGCGAAGACCACCCCGATCCCCGGGTTCGACGCGTCCAAGCAGTACCGCACCTACAAGTTCGACTGGCGGTCCGACCGCGTCACCTTCTACACCTACGACAACCAGAACCGGAAGGTCGTGCTCTGGGACTACCGCGGTTCGGCCGACCGCATCCCGCAGAGCCCGTCGCTCTACATGCAGAACGTCTGGCACAGCAGTCGCTGGGACCCGTTCGGTGGCGCCTCCGCCCACAACCGTCCGTCGGTCGAGAACACCGCGTACGTCGACAGCACCTTCCTCCCGCAGTAG